Within Kutzneria chonburiensis, the genomic segment AAATCGGCGGTCGGCACGAAGAACAGCGTTCCGGTGACCGCGGTCGAGAAGTCGAGCACCCGGTCGGTGGTGCCGACCGGCCGGCCGATGAACATGTTGCGCAGCATCAGCTCGATGATGTCCGGGCTGGCCGCGTAGCCGATGAAGTAGGTGCCGTACTCGGCGCTGCCGACATGGCCGAACGGCATGTTGTCGCGCAGGATCTCCCGCTCGTCGCCGTTCTCGTCGACCACGGTGTTCAGCGCCACGTGCGAGTTCGCCGGTTTGACGTCGTCGGCCAGCTCCATGTCGCCGAGCTTGGTGCGGCCGATCACCCGCTCCTGCTCTTCCGTCGACAAGGTGTGCCATGACGTCAAGTCGTGCAGATACTTCTGCACGATCACATAGCTGCCGCCGGCGAAGTCCGGGTCCTCGTCGCCGATCGTCACCGCCTCGGCCGCCGCCCGGCCGGTCGGGTTCTCCGTGCCGTCCACGAAGCCCAGCAGGTCCCGGCGGTCGAAGTACTTGAAACCGTGCACCTCGTCGACGATCTCGACGGCCGGGCCGAGCTGCCGGGCCAGTCGGTCGGCCAGCTCGAAGCACAGGTCCATGCGGCTGCCCCTGATGTGGAACAGCAGGTCGCCGGGCGTGGACGGGGCGGTGTGCCGGTCGCCGCGCAGCTCGGTGAACGGATGCAGGCCGACCGGCCGGCCCGCGCCCGGGTAGAGCCGGTCCCACCCGTCGGAGCCGATGCCGACCACGCAGGTCAGGCCGCCGTCGGGGATGCGGAAGCCCACCGACCGGGTGATGCCGGCGACGTCGGCCAGCACCTCGGCGACCGTCGCCTCGCCGCCGTCCGCCACCGTCGCCACCAGGAAGATCGCCGCCTCGGTCAACGGCGTCAGCACCGGCTGTGGCTCAACACTCGCCATGCCGGTGATCTTAGGCATGAAACCTGGTCGGACGCCTGTCCCGCCGGTGACAACCGGGTAGGTTCGGGACCGGTTCCGTGACCGGTTCCGGACAAGTCGGTCGTGGCGGCTTGTCTGCCGGTGGGCCACGTCGTAAGAACGATTCAGCGGACGTGGTCGCGGCAGGCAAGGGGGCCTCATGCGGAAACTGCGAAGAGCGTTAGCCATCGGCGTCGCGCTGGTCTTGGGCGCGGCAACCCCCGTCGTGGCGGCCGCCGCGCCGGACAGCGGGCCGAACCCGGCCTGTCCCTGGGTCGGCTCGCACGCGCCGACCGACGTCAAGGTGTCGCGGGTGCTCGGCCGGATGACCCTCGACGAGAAGATCACCATGGTGCACGGGGCCGCGAGCTCGGCCTACACCGGCATCGTCCCCGGCAACACCAGGCTCTGTGTCCCGGCGCTGAAGATGCAGGACGGGCCGGTCGGCGTCCGGATGACCGACACCACCCAGCTGCCGGCCGCGGCCGATCTCGCCGCGAGCTTCGACCCGGCCCTGGCCCACAGCTACGGCAAGGTGATCGGGGCCGAGGACAAGGCCAAGGGTGTCGACGTGGACCTCGGGCCGACGATCAACATCGTGCGCGATCCGCGCTGGGGCCGGGCCTTCGAGAGCTACAGCGAGGACCCGTTCCTGACCGGGCAGATCGGCGCCGCCGACATCGAGGGCATCCAGTCCCAGGGCGTGATGGCGCAGGTCAAGCACTTCGCCGTGTACAACCAGGAGACCAACCGCAACACCGTCGCCGACAACGCGGTGGTCGACGACCGGACCGTGCACGAGATCTACACCGCCGCCTTCGGCGCGATCGTCGACCAGGCCAAGCCGTCCTCGGCGATGTGCTCGTACTCGGCCGTCAACGGCGTTTTCGCCTGTGAGAACGCGTATCTGAACAACATCCTGAAGAACCAGTTCGGCTTCGACGGCTTCATCACCTCCGACTGGGGCGGCACCCACAGCACCGTCGCCTCGGCCACCGCCGGCATGGACATGGAGATGCCCGGCGGCGACTTCTTCGGCGACGCCCTCAAGGCCGCCGTGCAGAGCGGCAAGGTGGCGCAGAGCCGGGTCGACGACATGGTCACGCGCATCATGCGCGAGGAGTTCCGGTTCGGGCTGTTCGACCACCCGTCGCCGGACACCCCGACCGCCGTCGCGTCCACGCCGGCCAACGTGGCCACCGCGCGCAAGGTCGCCGAGGACGGCGCGGTGCTGCTGAAGAACCAGGACAACGTGCTTCCGTTGAACGCCAAGAAGGTGCACTCGATCGCCGTGATCGGCGACGGGGCCGGCAAGGACGCCATGACCGCCGGCGGCGGCAGTGCGGTCGTCGCGGGCACGGGCACCGTCACACCGTTCGACGGCATCAAGGCCCGCGCCGGGGCTGGCGTGGACGTCCAGTACGCGCAAGGCAATCTGAGCTCGAACGGCCAGCTGCCGGCGATCGACAGCACGTACTTCACCGGCAACGGCCTGTCGGGCCAGTACTTCAACAACAAGACCCTCGACGGCACGCCGGTCGCCACCAGGACCGACCCCACGGTGTCCTTCGACTGGACCGGGAAGTCGCCCATCGCCGGCCTGTCCACCACGAACTACTCCGTGAAGTGGACCGGTACGCTCAACCCGCCGGAGACCGGCACCTACACCTTCGGCCTGTCCAGCGACGACGGCAGCCGGCTGTTCGTCAACGGCAAGCAGGTCATCGACAACTGGCGGGACCAGGCCAGCCACACCGAGACCGCCACGGTCGACCTGACCGCCGGCACCCCGGCCCAGATCGAGGTCGACTACTACCAGTCCGGCGGCGACGCGACCGTGAACCTCGGCTGGTCCCGCCCGAACCAGGATCTCCAGGGGCAGGCGGTCGCGCTGGCGGCCAAGTCCGATGTCGCGATCGTGTACGCCAACGACTTCGAGTCCGAGGGCAGCGACCTGGCGAACATCGAGCTGCCGGGCACGCAGAACTCGCTGATCTCGGCCGTCGCGGCGGTCAACCCGAACACCGTCGTCGTGCTCAACACCGGCTCCGCGGTCACGATGCCGTGGCTGGACAAGGTGAAGGGTGTCTTCGAGGCGTGGTACCCGGGTCAGGAGTCGGGCAACGCCATCGCCCGGCTGCTCTACGGCGACGTCAACCCGTCCGGCAAGCTGCCGGTGACCTTCCCGACGTCCATGGACCAGGTGCCGGCGGCGACCGCCGCGCAGTGGCCCGGCGTCGGCGGCCAGGTGCGGTACTCCGAGGGCCTGAACGTCGGCTATCGCTGGTACGACACGAAGAACCTGACGCCGGCCTACCCGTTCGGCTACGGGCTGTCGTACACCAGCTTCGCCTTCTCGCACCTGCACGTGGACGGCAACACCCTGCGGGAGAACGGAAAGATCCGAGTCAGCGCCGACGTCACCAACACCGGCCGGCGCGCCGGGGCCGAGGTGGCGCAGCTGTACCTGTCGGCGCCGGCCTCGGTCGGCGAGCCGGCCAACCAGCTCAAGGGTTTCCAGAAGGTGGAGCTGGCCCCGCGGCAGACCAGGCGGGTGAGCTTCGAGCTCAGCGCCCAGGACGCCTCGTACTGGAATTCCGACGCCCAGGCCTGGACGCTCGGCGTCGGCCAGTACACCGTCCACATCGGAGACTCGTCACGGAACCTGCCGCTGTCCGGCGGTTTCCGGGTCGACCGGACCTCCGGCCCGCGCTACACCAAGGTCGCCGCGCCGGCTTCGGCCTTGGGCGGCGGCACGTTGTCGGTGACCACGACCTTCACCAACGGGGCCACCGAGGACGTCCGGGACGCCGTCAGCTCGCTGACCGTGCCGGCCGGCTGGAAGGCAACTGCCAAGTCGCCCAACCACTTCCGGACTGTTCGGACCGGACAGTCGGTATCGACGACGTGGTCCGTGACCGTGCCGACCGGGGCCACGCCCGGCGCGGCGACGCTCAAGGGCGGCACGCGATACCAGGGCTCCGGGCGCACGTCGCCCGGTGACGGCACCGCGACTGTGCAGGTGGCGTACCAGAATCTGGCCGCTGCCTTCACAGATGTCGGCGTGAGCGACGACGCCAACCCGACCGCGGGCAACCTGGACGGCGCGGGGTACAGCTATTCGGCGCAAGCGCTTGCCGCTGTCGGTGTCACACCCGGGTCGGCCGTCGGCGGCTTCACGTGGCCGAATATCCCCGCGGGTCAACCGAACACCGTCACGACGGCTGGACAGTTGGTGCAGCTCAACGGGACCGGCAGCACGCTGTCGTTCCTCGGCACTGGTACGAACGGTGTACAGTCCGGATCGGTGACAGTCACCTATACGGACGGCACGACATCCAGCGGCGCCATCACCTTCGCCGACTGGTACAGCAACGCCGCCGTCGCCGGCTGCACACTCGTGGTGACCTCGCCGCACTGGAACCGCCCGGCCGGCAGCACATTGCCGGCCGATCACCAGGTCAGCCTGTACGCCAGCGCGATCCCGCTGACCGCGGGCAAGCAGATCGCCTCGATCAGCCTGCCCAGCAACGCCAGGCTGCACATCTTCGCGACGAACGTCGGCTGATCGGTGCGCCGGACCGCTGGCCACCCCCAAAGGGTCAGCGGTCCGGCGTGTACACACTGGTAGCCGGTGGAGATCGTGCTGTCCAACACGGCTGCCACCGCCGGATCGGCGGCGCGGATCACGTCCACCGCGCGTTTGATCGCCTTGCGCACCGAGGTTCGGGCACGCTCGGCCGGCCCGGTGAACGTGCGGCCGCGGCCGCCGAGCCCGGTGGTGACGTCCAGTTCGGCGGCGAGGGCGTCCAGCTCCCGCCGCAGCTGTTCGGCCCGTGCCGGCTCGGCGCGGGGAATCTCCTCGGCGATCTCCTGCGCCCGTGCGGCGTACGCGGCCCGGGCCTGATCGTCCAGAATGGACTGTTCCGACGACGCCTCGGCGCCCCCATGGGCCAGCTCGACCGCCGAGATCGACACGTCCGGATGGGCCAGCAGCCGGGCCAGGTGCCGCATCCCGATCAGGTCGTCGACCAGCACCTCCCGACCGGGAAAGCCGATGAGCCAACGGTTCTCGCGCCGCCGCATGGCCACGTGCCGCGCGGCCCGGCCGGCCGCCCAGGCCGCGGCCCGCTGCCCCATGCCCATCGCGGTCGCCTCG encodes:
- a CDS encoding glycoside hydrolase family 3 C-terminal domain-containing protein, with translation MRKLRRALAIGVALVLGAATPVVAAAAPDSGPNPACPWVGSHAPTDVKVSRVLGRMTLDEKITMVHGAASSAYTGIVPGNTRLCVPALKMQDGPVGVRMTDTTQLPAAADLAASFDPALAHSYGKVIGAEDKAKGVDVDLGPTINIVRDPRWGRAFESYSEDPFLTGQIGAADIEGIQSQGVMAQVKHFAVYNQETNRNTVADNAVVDDRTVHEIYTAAFGAIVDQAKPSSAMCSYSAVNGVFACENAYLNNILKNQFGFDGFITSDWGGTHSTVASATAGMDMEMPGGDFFGDALKAAVQSGKVAQSRVDDMVTRIMREEFRFGLFDHPSPDTPTAVASTPANVATARKVAEDGAVLLKNQDNVLPLNAKKVHSIAVIGDGAGKDAMTAGGGSAVVAGTGTVTPFDGIKARAGAGVDVQYAQGNLSSNGQLPAIDSTYFTGNGLSGQYFNNKTLDGTPVATRTDPTVSFDWTGKSPIAGLSTTNYSVKWTGTLNPPETGTYTFGLSSDDGSRLFVNGKQVIDNWRDQASHTETATVDLTAGTPAQIEVDYYQSGGDATVNLGWSRPNQDLQGQAVALAAKSDVAIVYANDFESEGSDLANIELPGTQNSLISAVAAVNPNTVVVLNTGSAVTMPWLDKVKGVFEAWYPGQESGNAIARLLYGDVNPSGKLPVTFPTSMDQVPAATAAQWPGVGGQVRYSEGLNVGYRWYDTKNLTPAYPFGYGLSYTSFAFSHLHVDGNTLRENGKIRVSADVTNTGRRAGAEVAQLYLSAPASVGEPANQLKGFQKVELAPRQTRRVSFELSAQDASYWNSDAQAWTLGVGQYTVHIGDSSRNLPLSGGFRVDRTSGPRYTKVAAPASALGGGTLSVTTTFTNGATEDVRDAVSSLTVPAGWKATAKSPNHFRTVRTGQSVSTTWSVTVPTGATPGAATLKGGTRYQGSGRTSPGDGTATVQVAYQNLAAAFTDVGVSDDANPTAGNLDGAGYSYSAQALAAVGVTPGSAVGGFTWPNIPAGQPNTVTTAGQLVQLNGTGSTLSFLGTGTNGVQSGSVTVTYTDGTTSSGAITFADWYSNAAVAGCTLVVTSPHWNRPAGSTLPADHQVSLYASAIPLTAGKQIASISLPSNARLHIFATNVG
- a CDS encoding Dyp-type peroxidase, which codes for MASVEPQPVLTPLTEAAIFLVATVADGGEATVAEVLADVAGITRSVGFRIPDGGLTCVVGIGSDGWDRLYPGAGRPVGLHPFTELRGDRHTAPSTPGDLLFHIRGSRMDLCFELADRLARQLGPAVEIVDEVHGFKYFDRRDLLGFVDGTENPTGRAAAEAVTIGDEDPDFAGGSYVIVQKYLHDLTSWHTLSTEEQERVIGRTKLGDMELADDVKPANSHVALNTVVDENGDEREILRDNMPFGHVGSAEYGTYFIGYAASPDIIELMLRNMFIGRPVGTTDRVLDFSTAVTGTLFFVPTADFLENPPEPDVTETDQTAEPVTFSLRVGSLKGTP